The DNA window ACTTCGGGCCGGTGACGGTCGTGGAGCGCGCCGAGGTGCGCAACGCGGTGCTGACCGGTGCCGGGCTTTTGATGACGGGGGTGGGCGGCCTCGTGCTGGTTTTTTTGGGCCTGCGCTACAGCCAGGCCAGAACCAGCCTGTCCCGGATTCAGGCCTTTTCCGACAAGCTGGTGGCCAGCATGCCGCTGGGGCTGCTGGCCATGGACGAGCGCCAAACCGTGACCGCGTTCAACCCCGTGGCGGCCGCCCTTCTGGGGCTGCCCCTCGCCGATTGGGCAGACCGGTCGATAGGGGCGGCACTGCCGCCCGCCCTGCAAGCGGTTCTCAAGCGCCTTGAAGAAGAGGGCCCCGTTGTGGAAAGCGAGGTGTCCCTTTCCCCCCAAGACGGTGCGACCCGCTCTCTGGCGGTGACGGGCGCCATGTTGAAAGATGAAGCCGGGCGGCCCGCGGGCAGTCTGCTGCTTTTCAAGGACCTGACCGATCTCAGCATTCTGCGCCGGGAGCTCGAGCGCCATCGCCGCCTGGCTGCCGTGGGCCGCCTGGCGGCCGGGGTGGCCCACGAAATCCGCAACCCGCTCAGTTCCATCAAGGGCTTTGCGACCTATTTCCGCGACCGCTGCGCGGCGGTCCCCGAGGACGACAAGATTGCCCGGATCATGATCCAGGAGGTGGAGCGTCTCAACCGGGTGGTCAGCCGTATGTTGGATTTTGCCCGGCCGGTGAAGGTGTCACGCAAACCGGTGGATCTGCGCGCGTTTCTCGGGGATTCTTTGAAACTGGTGGAGCGCCAGGCCCAGGCCGGGGGGATCGCACTGCGTCTGGACTGCCCCGAATCGGTGGGAACCGTCTTGCTGGATCCCGACCGGATCAGTCAGGTGCTGTTGAATCTTTACCTCAATGCCGTGGAGGGGATGGCCGAAGGGGGCCGGCTGGCGGTCAGCGCCGGTTGGTCAGAGGACCGCCGGGCAGTGAAGATCAGCGTCGCGGATACCGGTGCGGGCATCGAAGCGGCCCATCTGCCCCAGGTGTTCGACCCCTTTTTCACCACCAAGGGCTCCGGCACCGGCCTTGGGCTGGCCATCGCCCACAATATCATCGAGGCCCACGGCGGCGAGATCCGGGTCGCGAGCCGCCCCGGTCGGGGGACCTGCATGTCCCTCGAGCTGCCCCAGAAAAGAGCATGTCAAGATGGCAAACTGCCCGGGTAACATTCTGGTCGTCGATGACGACATGGCCCACCGCACCATGCTGGTCACCCTTCTGGGCGGCTGGGGCTACGCCACCGCCGAGGCCGATGACGGGGCGCTGGCGGTCAGCGCGGTCGCCGAAACCCCCTATGATCTGGTGCTGATGGATGTGCGGATGGTGAAAATGTCGGGAATCCAGGCCCTGGAGAAGCTCAAAACCGTCAACCCGGCCGTACCGGTGATCATCATGACCGCCTATTCCTCGGTGGAATCCGCGGTGGAGGCCCTTAAGAAAGGCGCCTATGACTATCTCACCAAACCGCTTGATTTCGACACCCTGC is part of the Desulfobacteraceae bacterium genome and encodes:
- a CDS encoding PAS domain-containing protein, which encodes MFPFLKDGRFQRLLPWGLLAVAAVGLSAIFALTIWHNVQRQKDSSLRLLLEKGAALIRSFEAGTRAGMGGQRRQEFKLQRLLTETAMQPDIVYLIVTAADGRVLAHSELAQVGSRHGDELDLPAMAGAEMLHWRRLALPDGAEVFEVFRRFVPSAPPMGRRGMRGMHPHDGADHGAPPGDEDLDAPRFIFVGLDFGPVTVVERAEVRNAVLTGAGLLMTGVGGLVLVFLGLRYSQARTSLSRIQAFSDKLVASMPLGLLAMDERQTVTAFNPVAAALLGLPLADWADRSIGAALPPALQAVLKRLEEEGPVVESEVSLSPQDGATRSLAVTGAMLKDEAGRPAGSLLLFKDLTDLSILRRELERHRRLAAVGRLAAGVAHEIRNPLSSIKGFATYFRDRCAAVPEDDKIARIMIQEVERLNRVVSRMLDFARPVKVSRKPVDLRAFLGDSLKLVERQAQAGGIALRLDCPESVGTVLLDPDRISQVLLNLYLNAVEGMAEGGRLAVSAGWSEDRRAVKISVADTGAGIEAAHLPQVFDPFFTTKGSGTGLGLAIAHNIIEAHGGEIRVASRPGRGTCMSLELPQKRACQDGKLPG